A genomic segment from Chitinophagaceae bacterium encodes:
- a CDS encoding TonB-dependent receptor: protein MKTISLSIVFLLFTQFTYSQINLKTESFRVLGSCEMCKERIEGVAHKLKVNFAEWVIETNMLTVTYDSTKLNRLKIEKKIAASGHDTHDVKASAYDYNNLPDCCKYNRKSPSGPAGINDEAGFAASGILTGVVMEENKKGSFTPIGNASIHSLHNNNMIMTDSNGVFRFTTQIPTQLVISYVGFKSDTVSITSLSEIKVILKNSSTTNLGAVIVKSKRPSTYISNLSTLNTLTITSKELTKAACCNLSESFETSPSVDVNYSDGVTGLKQIQLLGLSGSYSQLITENVPEIRGLTGTFGLNFVPGTWLESIEVTKGIGSVVNGYESISGQINIEEKKPDKAEKLLLNGYANNMGRLESNLNLIHKLNDKWSTALLSHYSTAIAKNDNNKDGFLDMPMGRQINLINRWKYMDNKGWIVQLAIKAVNDKKQAGEVDFNPNKDKFTSNHYGLGYNIEQYTATAKIGFSFPQKKFKSLGLILSATDFKNEAYYGMRPYTGKQNTLYGNLIYQSIIGNSFHKFRTGLSFTNENVKENFINKNFKRRETVPGAFFEYTMSAITNFTAIAGIRADQHNEYGFLVTPRLHLKYDIDKNSSFRFTAGSGFRTANIFADNISHLASNRNFLIQSQNNYGYGLGYEKAWNFGLNFTHKFRINTNHGSLSIDAYRTNFNKQTVIDVDANPQQVNIYPLQGKSYSSSIQAELNYSPLDRFDIRLAYRYLDVKTKYMSGTLAKPLIAKHRAFINLAYETESNWKFDYTTQWNGKKRIPNTSSNPTDKQMADFSPAYIQMMAQVTKTLGTKWDLYAGAENITNYTQKNIIISADDPFSPYFDAGMVWGPVNERIIYFGFRFKIK, encoded by the coding sequence TTTAAAAATTGAGAAAAAAATTGCTGCATCAGGCCATGATACGCATGATGTAAAAGCATCTGCGTATGATTATAACAATTTACCCGATTGTTGTAAATATAACCGTAAAAGCCCTTCGGGCCCCGCAGGTATTAACGATGAAGCTGGCTTTGCAGCTAGCGGCATTCTTACCGGAGTAGTAATGGAAGAAAATAAAAAAGGGTCTTTTACCCCTATTGGTAATGCATCTATCCATAGCCTGCACAATAATAACATGATAATGACAGACAGTAACGGTGTATTTCGTTTTACCACGCAAATACCCACCCAGCTGGTAATTAGCTATGTAGGCTTTAAGTCAGACACGGTAAGTATTACCAGCTTAAGCGAAATAAAAGTAATTCTCAAAAACTCCTCTACCACAAACCTTGGAGCAGTAATTGTAAAATCAAAAAGGCCGTCAACCTACATTTCAAATTTAAGCACCTTAAATACATTAACCATTACTTCAAAAGAGCTCACCAAAGCTGCTTGCTGCAACCTTTCCGAAAGTTTCGAAACCAGCCCATCGGTAGATGTAAATTATTCCGATGGCGTTACCGGTTTAAAACAAATCCAACTCCTTGGTTTATCTGGTAGCTACTCACAATTAATTACTGAAAATGTACCGGAAATAAGGGGGCTTACCGGAACTTTTGGCCTCAACTTTGTACCCGGTACCTGGCTGGAAAGTATTGAAGTAACCAAAGGCATAGGCAGCGTGGTAAATGGTTATGAAAGTATTAGCGGGCAAATTAATATTGAAGAAAAAAAACCTGATAAAGCTGAAAAATTATTACTTAACGGCTATGCCAATAATATGGGAAGGCTGGAAAGCAACCTCAACTTAATCCATAAATTAAATGATAAATGGAGCACTGCACTGCTCTCCCATTACAGTACCGCAATTGCCAAAAACGATAATAACAAAGACGGCTTTTTAGATATGCCTATGGGCAGGCAAATAAACCTTATTAACCGCTGGAAATATATGGACAACAAAGGCTGGATAGTGCAACTGGCCATAAAAGCGGTGAATGACAAAAAGCAGGCAGGCGAAGTAGATTTTAATCCAAACAAAGATAAATTTACCAGCAACCACTACGGCTTGGGTTATAACATTGAGCAATATACCGCTACTGCAAAAATTGGCTTTTCGTTTCCACAAAAAAAATTCAAAAGCCTGGGCCTTATACTTTCTGCAACAGATTTTAAAAATGAAGCTTATTATGGCATGAGGCCTTACACAGGAAAACAAAATACTTTATATGGTAACCTCATTTATCAATCCATTATAGGAAACAGTTTTCATAAATTTAGAACCGGCTTAAGTTTTACCAATGAAAACGTAAAGGAAAACTTCATCAATAAAAATTTTAAAAGAAGGGAAACCGTACCCGGTGCTTTTTTTGAATATACCATGAGTGCAATTACTAATTTTACCGCTATTGCCGGCATTCGTGCAGACCAACACAATGAATATGGTTTTTTGGTAACCCCTCGCCTGCACTTAAAATATGATATTGACAAAAACAGCAGCTTTAGGTTTACAGCAGGCTCCGGCTTTAGAACTGCCAATATTTTTGCAGATAATATCAGCCATTTGGCAAGTAACCGTAATTTTTTAATACAGTCGCAAAATAATTACGGCTATGGCCTCGGCTATGAAAAAGCCTGGAACTTTGGGCTCAATTTTACCCATAAATTTCGAATCAATACCAACCATGGCAGTTTGAGTATTGATGCTTACCGTACAAATTTTAACAAGCAAACAGTAATTGACGTTGACGCAAATCCGCAACAGGTAAATATTTATCCGTTACAGGGCAAATCTTATTCAAGCAGCATACAAGCCGAATTAAATTATTCCCCTTTGGATAGGTTCGATATACGCCTCGCTTACCGCTACCTTGATGTAAAAACAAAATACATGAGCGGAACACTTGCCAAACCACTTATTGCAAAGCATCGGGCATTTATTAACCTTGCATACGAAACAGAATCCAATTGGAAATTTGACTATACTACACAATGGAACGGCAAAAAAAGGATACCAAATACATCATCGAACCCGACAGATAAGCAAATGGCAGATTTTTCGCCAGCTTATATTCAAATGATGGCGCAGGTTACTAAAACGTTGGGTACAAAATGGGACCTTTATGCTGGTGCAGAAAATATAACCAATTACACCCAAAAAAATATTATTATTTCTGCCGATGACCCATTCAGTCCTTACTTTGATGCGGGCATGGTATGGGGGCCTGTTAATGAAAGAATCATTTATTTTGGCTTCAGGTTTAAAATTAAATAA
- a CDS encoding pyruvate dehydrogenase complex E1 component subunit beta, translated as MRQIAFREALREAMSEEMRRDERVFLMGEEVAEYNGAYKVSQGMLDEFGPKRIIDTPIAELGFTAIAVGAAQNGLRPIVEFMTWNFAVLASDQILNTASKMLAMSGGQVGCPIVFRGANGSAGQLGAQHSTAFESFYANIPGIKVISVSNPYDAKGLLKAAIRDDDPVVFMESEVMYGEKGEVPEEEYILPIGKCFIKRTGKDVTIVSFNKMMKVALGAAEELAKEGIEAEVIDVATIRPLDWHTILESVKKTNRLVIVEEQWPFASVSSEIAYRIQKEGFDYLDAPIRRITSADAPMHYAPNLVAAYLPNVPRTVSLVKEVMYMRK; from the coding sequence ATGCGACAAATTGCATTCAGGGAAGCTTTGAGAGAAGCTATGTCGGAAGAAATGAGGAGAGATGAAAGGGTGTTTTTAATGGGTGAAGAGGTTGCGGAATATAATGGCGCCTATAAAGTAAGCCAGGGAATGCTGGATGAATTTGGGCCTAAAAGAATTATTGATACTCCAATAGCCGAATTGGGTTTTACAGCTATAGCCGTAGGCGCTGCACAAAACGGGCTAAGACCGATAGTAGAATTTATGACCTGGAATTTTGCCGTTTTAGCATCGGATCAAATTTTGAATACGGCATCAAAAATGCTGGCCATGAGTGGCGGGCAGGTAGGTTGCCCTATAGTGTTTCGAGGTGCAAATGGCAGCGCAGGCCAGTTAGGCGCACAACATTCAACTGCTTTTGAAAGTTTTTATGCCAATATACCCGGCATAAAAGTTATTTCAGTAAGCAACCCTTACGATGCAAAAGGCCTTTTAAAAGCTGCCATAAGAGACGATGACCCCGTTGTATTTATGGAAAGCGAAGTAATGTATGGCGAAAAGGGAGAAGTGCCCGAAGAAGAATATATTTTACCCATTGGAAAATGTTTTATTAAAAGAACAGGTAAAGATGTAACCATAGTATCTTTTAATAAAATGATGAAAGTAGCGCTGGGCGCTGCAGAAGAACTGGCCAAAGAAGGTATTGAAGCCGAGGTGATTGATGTGGCCACGATTCGTCCGTTAGACTGGCATACCATTTTGGAAAGCGTTAAAAAAACCAACCGCCTGGTAATTGTTGAGGAGCAATGGCCATTTGCTTCGGTAAGTTCCGAAATTGCTTACCGCATACAAAAAGAAGGCTTTGATTACCTGGATGCTCCAATAAGGCGTATCACCAGCGCCGATGCACCTATGCATTATGCACCCAACCTGGTTGCAGCATATCTTCCCAATGTTCCCCGTACGGTGAGCCTGGTAAAAGAAGTAATGTATATGAGAAAATAA
- a CDS encoding barstar family protein — translation MNRLVKIDFQQIHTWKKLYREIKHQLNLPEHFGNNLDALYDCLTGYIELPAKIKFLNLGPFHLKKFEKLITVFEDAETELNSELKFSYSIKQDEEDIG, via the coding sequence ATGAACAGGCTGGTAAAAATAGATTTTCAACAAATACATACCTGGAAAAAACTTTACAGGGAAATAAAACATCAATTGAATTTGCCTGAACATTTTGGCAATAACCTTGATGCACTTTATGATTGCCTTACCGGGTATATTGAGCTGCCGGCAAAAATAAAATTCCTGAACCTGGGCCCTTTTCATTTAAAAAAATTTGAAAAATTAATTACTGTTTTTGAAGATGCCGAAACAGAATTAAACAGCGAGTTGAAATTTAGTTATTCCATTAAACAAGACGAAGAAGATATAGGATAA
- a CDS encoding ribonuclease produces the protein MNESKTKDYKSIIIIALLLVIIMLLVFKNYKPATKDIDTPKNPPAIEDNRKPENNTGNKEMKPENNNQVNDIDQLTKTDVVVAFVKKHVKLPDYYITKQQARRRGWNASKGNLCNVLPGKAIGGDIFTNREGQLPQKKGRKWFEADLNYNCGHRNADRLLFSGDGLLFVTFDHYKTFTQK, from the coding sequence ATGAACGAATCAAAAACAAAAGACTACAAAAGCATAATAATTATCGCACTGCTCCTGGTAATTATAATGCTTTTGGTTTTTAAAAATTATAAACCCGCAACAAAAGATATTGATACGCCTAAAAACCCACCGGCAATTGAAGACAACAGGAAGCCCGAAAACAATACGGGCAACAAAGAAATGAAGCCTGAAAATAATAACCAGGTAAATGATATAGATCAACTTACAAAGACCGATGTAGTGGTAGCTTTTGTAAAAAAACACGTAAAATTACCAGATTATTATATCACTAAGCAGCAAGCAAGGCGCCGTGGGTGGAATGCTTCAAAAGGAAACCTTTGCAACGTATTACCGGGCAAAGCCATTGGTGGCGATATTTTTACCAATAGAGAAGGACAATTACCCCAAAAAAAAGGAAGAAAATGGTTTGAGGCAGATTTAAATTATAATTGCGGCCATCGTAATGCAGACCGGTTGCTGTTTTCCGGCGATGGATTATTGTTTGTAACCTTTGATCATTATAAAACCTTTACCCAAAAATGA